A single region of the Rhodothermia bacterium genome encodes:
- a CDS encoding ABC transporter permease, whose amino-acid sequence MMAFWALWKREVIKFLFDRGRMGGALAQPLLFWLLLGLGFQGSFRLPENRELSFLTFLFPGMLLLVVVFTAIFSTVSIVEEKRSGFFQAALVAPISRWWLVLGNVAGGTTLGVIQSLLFLVIMPFVGIPFSLLGIATALLICAILGLTFGSLGFVMAWRVQSTRGFLALMNFFLMPLWMLSGAFFPVSGIPEAVRWVVWLNPVTYGLDALRVALYGFGQPPVQTLLGFGPSFGVLFLFACISLVVARQVVLKTTIDHSK is encoded by the coding sequence ATGATGGCATTTTGGGCACTTTGGAAGCGGGAGGTGATCAAGTTTCTGTTTGATAGAGGACGGATGGGCGGAGCCTTAGCACAGCCGCTTTTGTTTTGGCTGTTACTTGGGCTGGGATTTCAAGGGAGTTTTCGGTTGCCAGAAAACAGAGAACTGTCTTTCCTAACCTTTCTTTTTCCGGGTATGCTGCTGCTGGTTGTGGTGTTTACTGCGATTTTCTCCACCGTTTCGATTGTAGAGGAAAAACGAAGTGGTTTCTTTCAGGCGGCACTGGTCGCTCCCATCTCTCGATGGTGGTTGGTCTTGGGTAATGTGGCCGGAGGAACCACTCTTGGGGTGATCCAATCCTTGCTTTTTTTAGTGATTATGCCGTTTGTAGGGATTCCTTTTAGCCTTTTGGGCATCGCTACTGCACTCTTGATTTGTGCAATCCTTGGATTAACGTTTGGAAGTTTGGGATTTGTAATGGCGTGGCGGGTACAGTCCACCCGTGGGTTTTTAGCCCTCATGAATTTTTTCTTGATGCCACTTTGGATGCTTTCCGGCGCGTTTTTTCCGGTTTCTGGCATCCCCGAAGCAGTCCGCTGGGTGGTCTGGCTGAATCCCGTCACGTATGGTTTAGATGCGCTTCGGGTGGCCTTGTATGGATTTGGGCAACCGCCTGTTCAGACCCTCTTGGGTTTTGGACCTTCTTTTGGGGTTCTTTTCCTTTTTGCGTGTATTTCCTTGGTCGTTGCCCGGCAAGTTGTTCTTAAAACCACCATTGACCATTCGAAATGA
- a CDS encoding ABC transporter ATP-binding protein → MEMLIATDIVYQYGATKALDGLQFSIPEQALFGLLGPNGSGKSTFFGIASTRLKLQSGTCMIAGTNVAERPDLVRHQLGVVFQQPALDLALSVRDNLVLHGALYGLKGNTLEARVAQNLELLGLSDRAQDRCRNLSGGLLRRVDLARSILHHPKLLLLDEPTNGLDPVARRAFWNLLKDLQKQQKITILVATHLMEEAEKCDELVIMNKGKAVCQGTPNALKSSLGNDTLWVTSDEPERLAAALRELAWQVVQFGVEICVYHERPQELFDTLYRDFGHLIRAAAIRKPTLEDVFLTHTGNYFHLDPMAT, encoded by the coding sequence TTGGAGATGTTGATTGCTACGGATATTGTGTATCAATACGGAGCCACCAAAGCGTTGGATGGCTTGCAATTTTCAATTCCAGAACAAGCACTTTTCGGTCTATTAGGCCCGAATGGTTCCGGTAAAAGCACTTTTTTTGGCATTGCCTCTACACGTCTAAAACTGCAATCTGGCACTTGTATGATAGCCGGCACCAATGTTGCTGAACGACCTGATTTGGTACGGCACCAATTGGGCGTGGTTTTCCAGCAACCAGCATTAGATTTGGCATTGTCGGTACGGGACAATTTGGTGTTACATGGCGCTCTTTATGGACTAAAAGGCAATACTTTAGAGGCGCGTGTGGCACAAAATTTAGAATTGTTGGGTCTTTCTGATCGCGCACAAGATCGGTGTCGGAACCTAAGTGGTGGCTTACTGCGGCGGGTGGACTTGGCGCGGAGTATTTTGCATCACCCAAAGTTATTGCTTTTGGATGAGCCAACAAATGGCTTAGACCCTGTTGCACGTCGTGCCTTTTGGAATTTGCTCAAAGACTTGCAAAAGCAACAAAAGATTACGATTTTGGTGGCGACCCATTTGATGGAAGAAGCCGAAAAGTGCGATGAATTGGTGATTATGAATAAAGGAAAAGCTGTGTGTCAAGGTACTCCAAATGCCCTTAAATCGTCTTTGGGGAACGATACACTTTGGGTTACTTCGGATGAGCCGGAACGATTGGCTGCCGCACTTCGCGAATTGGCTTGGCAAGTGGTGCAATTTGGGGTGGAAATTTGTGTATATCACGAACGGCCCCAAGAGTTGTTCGACACTCTTTACCGAGATTTTGGACACCTGATCCGTGCAGCTGCAATCCGTAAACCCACGCTCGAAGATGTTTTTTTAACCCATACCGGAAATTACTTTCACTTAGACCCTATGGCGACATGA
- the cyoE gene encoding heme o synthase: protein MLRNKRPQPSEQPTSLLPLDEEESRVMIRRDKQKDPTLWTDLWELTKPEISFLVAISAVAGFILGSKVGFDWVKLLHTVLGVCFTSAGGAILNHFIERDYDALMHRTARRPLPAGRLSPTPILLLGLCLAALGVGYTYFTVNTLTTFLAVATVVLYVAVYTPLKRITHYNTLIGTIPGALPALGGWTAATGSFDLGGWLMFGILLAWQMPHFLAVAWMYRKDYERGGFKMLSVVEPSGRSTTMQTVFFTALTVGLSLALLQTGLVGAFYISGAILLGSYFLMTALRFYVEMTHRNARKVLLASVLYIPALLLCLALDRLL, encoded by the coding sequence ATGTTGCGTAACAAGCGCCCTCAACCCTCAGAACAACCCACTTCGCTGCTACCTTTAGACGAAGAGGAAAGCCGCGTAATGATTCGTCGGGATAAACAAAAAGACCCCACACTTTGGACGGATCTTTGGGAACTGACCAAGCCTGAAATCTCGTTTTTGGTGGCCATCTCGGCGGTGGCGGGTTTTATTTTGGGAAGTAAAGTGGGCTTCGACTGGGTAAAACTGCTCCATACCGTCTTAGGCGTTTGCTTTACATCGGCGGGTGGGGCAATTTTGAACCATTTTATTGAAAGAGATTACGATGCCCTCATGCACAGAACTGCACGAAGGCCATTACCCGCAGGAAGACTCTCCCCTACACCAATTCTCCTTCTGGGGTTATGCCTTGCTGCCTTGGGCGTGGGTTATACGTACTTTACGGTTAATACCCTAACGACCTTTTTAGCCGTCGCAACGGTGGTGCTTTATGTTGCTGTTTATACGCCACTTAAGAGAATCACACATTACAATACCCTTATTGGAACAATCCCCGGTGCCTTGCCTGCTTTGGGCGGATGGACTGCCGCCACTGGCTCATTTGATTTGGGTGGTTGGTTGATGTTTGGGATTTTGCTCGCTTGGCAAATGCCGCATTTTTTGGCCGTTGCATGGATGTATCGGAAAGATTACGAACGTGGCGGTTTTAAGATGCTAAGTGTTGTTGAGCCTTCGGGTCGCTCAACCACCATGCAAACAGTGTTTTTTACGGCATTAACCGTTGGTCTAAGCCTTGCCTTGCTACAAACCGGATTAGTGGGGGCTTTTTATATTTCGGGTGCAATTTTATTGGGCAGTTATTTTTTAATGACGGCCCTACGTTTTTATGTGGAAATGACCCATCGGAATGCCCGAAAGGTACTCTTGGCCTCGGTGCTTTATATCCCTGCACTTTTATTGTGTCTCGCCTTAGACCGTCTTTTATAA
- a CDS encoding COX15/CtaA family protein: MRTLEAPEKVYSRLATIGTITLVLVYLVILAGSVVRASGAGMGCPDWPKCFGRLIPPTDVSQLPPNYKEIYAEEHDAVEEFNATKTWTEYINRLFGAALGLSILVQLIFALPLYKTDKWFVGLSFFNLIGIGFQAWLGAVVVSSALSPVKITTHMVMALVILAVGALLLFRIQNRDLKPHSGYPTIIRTALLVALILSLVQVLVGTQVREEVDVLLDQVERSEIIAKLGFSFGIHRLLALLTFLINGWLMHLIFTENASPIGMRRWMLVVMGSILVSVSSGLVLAGNDVLAMAQPLHLLLACFMFGGQFTLFLYAIKLTPRKVAAHRNHVA; the protein is encoded by the coding sequence ATGCGTACTCTAGAAGCTCCAGAAAAAGTATATAGCCGATTGGCAACCATCGGTACCATCACGTTGGTCTTGGTTTATCTCGTGATTTTGGCGGGTTCTGTCGTTCGTGCTAGTGGTGCGGGTATGGGTTGTCCAGATTGGCCCAAGTGTTTTGGCCGTTTGATTCCACCCACAGATGTTTCGCAACTTCCTCCAAACTATAAGGAGATTTATGCAGAAGAACATGATGCGGTTGAGGAGTTTAATGCCACCAAAACATGGACCGAGTACATCAATCGTCTATTTGGTGCGGCTTTAGGGCTTTCTATTTTGGTGCAACTTATTTTTGCACTTCCTCTTTATAAGACCGACAAATGGTTTGTGGGGCTTTCGTTTTTTAACTTAATTGGTATTGGTTTTCAGGCTTGGTTAGGTGCTGTGGTGGTAAGTTCGGCCCTTTCCCCAGTCAAAATTACCACACATATGGTTATGGCATTGGTGATTTTGGCGGTAGGTGCGCTCTTGCTTTTCCGAATTCAAAACCGAGATTTAAAGCCTCATTCGGGTTATCCAACCATCATACGTACTGCACTGTTGGTCGCCTTAATCCTTTCGTTGGTTCAAGTCTTGGTTGGGACACAAGTGCGTGAAGAAGTAGATGTGCTTTTAGATCAGGTAGAGCGGAGCGAAATTATTGCTAAATTGGGCTTTTCGTTTGGGATTCACCGTTTACTGGCCTTGCTCACATTCTTGATTAATGGTTGGTTAATGCACCTGATTTTTACGGAGAATGCTTCGCCAATAGGTATGCGCCGCTGGATGTTGGTTGTGATGGGCAGTATTTTGGTTTCGGTGTCATCTGGCTTGGTTTTGGCTGGAAATGACGTCTTGGCCATGGCGCAACCTCTTCATCTGTTATTGGCCTGTTTCATGTTTGGAGGACAGTTTACTTTATTTTTATATGCAATCAAACTTACCCCTCGAAAAGTCGCTGCGCACCGAAACCATGTTGCGTAA
- the glmM gene encoding phosphoglucosamine mutase, with protein sequence MPLMVSISGIRGIFGNGLDAMVLVKYASAYGVWIRNRATEIGRKPLIAVGRDARVTGELCQNIVMQTLRSVGCDVLDVGLATTPTVEMAVLGANAVGGIILSASHNPAEWNALKLLNELGEFLTPDQGSEVLSLAESGSITAVSYDKIGAYEAKDYLPYHIEKIINLPYIHPDEIAAKRFKIVVDGVNSVGGVAIPALLEALGLGEEQIICLHCEPTGRFAHNPEPLPEHLAEIMEAVKIHGADLGIVVDPDADRLAFVANDGTFYGEELTQVTAADFLLKIKAGPFATNLSSSRAADDVVALHGQKSYRAAVGEINVVMKMKEVGAVIGGEGNGGVILPDLHYGRDALVGTAIVLQHLVNTGKTLAELKAQYPSYCISKNKITLENVDADAVLKAIAERYKYERISTIDGVKIDFSEGWVHLRKSNTEPIIRIYAEGRTMNDATGYARRFMDELTGIAQSKS encoded by the coding sequence ATGCCTTTAATGGTTTCAATATCCGGTATTCGTGGGATTTTTGGAAATGGTTTAGATGCAATGGTTCTCGTGAAATACGCTTCTGCCTATGGTGTATGGATACGGAACCGTGCCACTGAAATTGGCCGAAAACCACTGATTGCCGTTGGACGCGACGCCCGCGTTACTGGGGAACTCTGCCAAAACATTGTGATGCAAACCTTACGATCGGTGGGTTGCGATGTGCTGGACGTGGGCTTGGCCACAACGCCTACCGTAGAAATGGCGGTTTTGGGCGCAAATGCCGTGGGCGGCATCATTCTCTCGGCCTCTCACAACCCAGCCGAATGGAATGCCTTAAAACTCTTGAATGAATTGGGGGAATTTCTCACGCCAGATCAAGGAAGCGAGGTTTTGTCCCTTGCTGAATCAGGCTCCATCACTGCTGTATCCTATGATAAAATTGGTGCATATGAGGCAAAAGACTATCTGCCGTACCATATCGAAAAAATCATTAACTTACCTTATATCCATCCCGACGAAATTGCAGCAAAAAGATTTAAAATTGTGGTAGATGGCGTAAACTCGGTTGGTGGTGTGGCGATTCCAGCGCTCTTGGAAGCACTTGGGCTTGGCGAAGAACAAATTATTTGCCTGCACTGCGAACCAACAGGAAGGTTTGCTCACAATCCAGAACCACTGCCCGAACACCTCGCCGAAATTATGGAGGCGGTAAAAATACATGGAGCCGATTTAGGCATTGTGGTGGATCCAGATGCCGATCGCCTTGCTTTTGTGGCTAACGATGGTACATTCTATGGAGAGGAACTTACACAAGTTACTGCAGCCGACTTCCTACTGAAGATCAAAGCTGGACCGTTTGCCACAAACCTTTCCTCCAGCCGTGCCGCCGATGACGTGGTGGCCCTTCATGGTCAAAAATCCTACCGCGCTGCAGTCGGTGAAATTAATGTGGTCATGAAGATGAAAGAAGTAGGTGCGGTAATCGGTGGCGAAGGGAATGGCGGAGTCATTCTTCCCGATCTGCACTATGGAAGAGATGCTCTGGTTGGAACTGCAATCGTATTGCAACATTTGGTCAACACTGGCAAAACCCTTGCCGAACTGAAAGCCCAATATCCGTCTTACTGCATCTCAAAAAACAAAATCACTTTAGAAAATGTGGACGCAGATGCCGTTTTAAAAGCCATCGCTGAACGTTATAAATACGAACGAATATCCACGATAGACGGTGTAAAAATTGATTTTTCCGAAGGATGGGTACACCTTCGCAAGTCCAATACGGAACCCATTATCCGGATTTACGCAGAAGGTCGTACCATGAATGACGCCACCGGATATGCCCGTCGCTTTATGGACGAATTAACCGGAATTGCCCAGAGCAAATCGTAA
- a CDS encoding ATP-dependent 6-phosphofructokinase, producing the protein MKVGILTGGGDCPGLNAVLRAVCKSLILQHDAEIIGFEDGFEGMIERRTIPLTLRAVAGIQDEGGTILGTSNKANPFKYFRRNNTDVSDEVLAYYQDLGLDAVVVLGGDGSMTIAEGLYRKGINILGIPKTIDNDLMGTDQTFGFDTAVSIATEALDRIHTTAQSHHRVLIVELMGRYAGWITLYAGVASGSDIILIPEIPYNIQAIVERCQMRERDGRRFTVIAVAEGAVEQDKGLIVRETISDSPDPIRLGGVANYLAARLKNEIESEIRTTILGHIQRGGTPTPADRVLSTVFGTYAAELVSNKTFGVMVALQNNDFTTIPLGQVAHKTRTVPMGNPVLRAAQAIGTSFGV; encoded by the coding sequence ATGAAAGTTGGAATCTTAACCGGTGGCGGCGATTGTCCGGGACTCAATGCCGTATTACGCGCCGTTTGTAAATCCCTTATTTTACAACATGATGCCGAAATCATCGGATTTGAAGATGGTTTTGAAGGCATGATCGAGCGTCGAACCATTCCACTCACTTTGCGGGCAGTAGCTGGGATTCAAGACGAAGGTGGAACCATTTTAGGAACCAGCAACAAAGCAAATCCTTTTAAGTACTTTAGGCGAAATAATACTGATGTCTCCGATGAAGTCTTGGCCTATTACCAAGATTTGGGGTTAGATGCCGTTGTTGTCTTGGGAGGTGATGGCTCTATGACGATCGCAGAAGGACTATACCGTAAAGGAATAAACATTCTCGGCATTCCCAAAACAATTGACAACGACTTAATGGGAACGGATCAGACATTCGGGTTTGACACTGCTGTTTCTATTGCCACAGAAGCCCTTGATCGGATTCATACTACTGCCCAAAGCCACCATCGGGTTTTGATTGTTGAATTAATGGGACGATATGCCGGATGGATTACCCTGTATGCGGGTGTAGCCAGTGGATCTGATATTATTCTGATTCCAGAAATCCCTTATAACATCCAAGCCATAGTAGAACGTTGTCAGATGCGTGAACGGGATGGACGTCGGTTTACCGTTATTGCAGTTGCTGAAGGTGCTGTTGAACAAGATAAAGGGCTGATTGTCCGAGAAACGATTAGCGATAGCCCAGACCCTATTCGGCTTGGTGGCGTTGCTAATTATTTGGCCGCTCGACTTAAGAATGAAATCGAAAGTGAGATCCGAACCACTATTTTGGGGCATATTCAACGTGGTGGTACGCCTACGCCTGCCGACCGGGTACTCTCCACGGTTTTTGGAACGTATGCCGCCGAATTGGTCTCCAATAAAACGTTTGGGGTGATGGTCGCTTTGCAAAATAATGACTTTACCACCATTCCGTTAGGCCAAGTGGCCCACAAAACACGCACCGTACCCATGGGAAATCCCGTTCTGCGTGCGGCGCAGGCCATCGGAACCAGTTTTGGTGTTTAG
- the bshA gene encoding N-acetyl-alpha-D-glucosaminyl L-malate synthase BshA translates to MKIGITCYPTYGGSGVVATELGKSLASRGHEIHFISYAPPFRLDHFAERIYFHEVNGFSYPLFEDPSYALTLTSKMVNVVQFEQLDLLHVHYAIPHATSAVLARQILATQGISIPVITTLHGTDATIVGQDPSFEPVVTYSINQSDGITVVSEYLRQETFRNFDVQKEIAVIPNFVDLKRFRRQNKDHFKKAICPNGEKLMVHISNFRQVKRASDVVEVFSRLRREGHCLKLLLVGDGPDRLPTEARARELGVFGDVRFLGKQEPVEEILSIADVFLMPSGSETFGLAALEAMACGVPVVSSNIGGLPELNIHGETGFLCDLGDIEGMKEAVKTILDPEHHERFAQNALNRAAFFQIDNIVPHYEAYYESVLSRFTESSVV, encoded by the coding sequence ATGAAAATTGGTATTACTTGTTACCCTACTTATGGCGGCAGTGGCGTTGTTGCGACCGAATTGGGGAAATCCCTTGCTTCAAGAGGTCACGAAATCCATTTTATTTCGTATGCTCCTCCTTTCCGATTAGATCATTTTGCTGAACGCATTTATTTCCATGAGGTTAATGGGTTCTCTTATCCGCTTTTTGAAGATCCTTCTTATGCGCTTACCCTGACCAGTAAGATGGTCAACGTTGTCCAGTTTGAACAGCTAGACCTGCTGCATGTGCATTATGCGATCCCTCATGCGACAAGTGCAGTGTTGGCTCGACAAATTTTAGCCACACAAGGTATTTCGATTCCTGTTATCACCACATTGCATGGTACGGATGCCACCATTGTAGGGCAAGATCCATCCTTCGAGCCAGTAGTCACGTATTCGATCAATCAATCTGACGGAATTACGGTGGTTTCCGAATATTTGCGCCAAGAGACATTTCGGAACTTCGATGTACAAAAAGAAATTGCCGTCATCCCCAATTTTGTAGATTTAAAACGGTTTCGGCGGCAAAATAAAGACCATTTTAAAAAGGCGATTTGCCCGAATGGCGAAAAATTGATGGTGCATATTTCGAACTTCCGGCAGGTGAAACGCGCTTCGGATGTTGTGGAAGTGTTTTCGAGGCTGCGCCGTGAAGGACATTGTTTAAAGTTGTTGTTGGTGGGAGATGGGCCAGATCGCTTGCCAACGGAGGCACGTGCGCGTGAATTGGGTGTGTTTGGTGATGTGCGCTTTTTGGGAAAACAAGAGCCAGTTGAGGAAATTCTCTCTATTGCCGATGTTTTTTTGATGCCCAGTGGTTCCGAAACCTTTGGTCTTGCTGCCTTAGAGGCGATGGCATGTGGAGTTCCCGTTGTTTCCAGCAATATTGGTGGCCTGCCCGAACTTAATATCCATGGCGAGACGGGCTTTTTATGCGATCTTGGGGATATTGAAGGTATGAAGGAAGCGGTAAAAACCATTTTAGACCCCGAACACCATGAGCGGTTTGCGCAAAATGCACTTAACCGCGCGGCTTTTTTCCAAATAGATAATATCGTACCGCATTATGAAGCCTACTACGAATCCGTATTGAGCCGGTTTACCGAATCATCGGTTGTCTGA
- a CDS encoding glycine--tRNA ligase, translated as MNVFEHIISLSKRRGFIFQSSEIYGGLAATYDYGPLGVELKRNVMNRWWSAMVRQHDNIEGIDAAILMHATVWKASGHVDAFNDPLIDDKASKRRYRADQLIENHMVKLQKDGKNDRAEAVNERFIAALNAPSDDAVCKGLYDIILEEQIKAPDSGAFDWTEVRQFNLMFSTHAGPVADADSKIYLRPETAQGIFVNFHNVRETARQQIPFGIAQIGKAFRNEIVARQFIFRMREFEQMEMQYFLKPGAQLEAYEEWRSKRLKWHLDNGIRPEKLRWHVHEKLAHYADAAVDIQYEFPFGWSEVEGIHSRTDYDLRRHQEFSGKNMHYSDPQSGEKYIPYVVETSTGLDRNVLMLLCEAYRSEKLENGETRDVLKFHPRIAPITVAILPLVKKDGMPEAAHTIEAELRDFFNVFYDEKGAIGRRYRRMDEVGTPYCLTVDGQTLEDGTVTIRDRDSMQQDRIHKDNILQYIKDKIQNWANTSA; from the coding sequence ATTAATGTTTTTGAACACATCATTTCCCTGAGCAAAAGAAGAGGGTTTATTTTCCAATCTTCAGAAATATATGGCGGTCTCGCCGCTACCTATGATTACGGACCATTAGGGGTGGAGCTAAAAAGAAACGTGATGAACCGCTGGTGGAGTGCGATGGTTCGGCAACACGATAACATTGAAGGGATTGATGCCGCTATCTTGATGCACGCAACCGTATGGAAAGCCTCTGGCCACGTTGACGCTTTTAACGACCCCTTGATTGACGATAAAGCATCGAAACGTCGTTATCGCGCAGATCAGTTGATCGAGAATCACATGGTCAAACTACAAAAGGACGGGAAGAATGACCGTGCGGAAGCCGTTAATGAACGGTTTATCGCCGCATTAAATGCCCCTTCGGATGATGCCGTCTGTAAAGGACTATACGATATTATTCTAGAAGAACAAATCAAAGCACCAGATTCAGGCGCATTTGATTGGACGGAGGTCAGGCAGTTCAACCTGATGTTCTCTACTCATGCAGGGCCTGTGGCGGATGCAGACTCAAAAATTTATTTGCGACCAGAAACCGCACAAGGGATTTTCGTGAACTTCCACAATGTCCGTGAAACCGCTCGCCAACAAATTCCCTTTGGTATTGCGCAGATCGGGAAAGCATTCCGAAATGAAATTGTAGCGCGGCAGTTCATCTTTCGTATGCGCGAATTTGAACAAATGGAGATGCAGTATTTCCTCAAGCCCGGTGCGCAATTGGAAGCATACGAAGAATGGCGGTCAAAACGCTTGAAATGGCATCTGGATAACGGGATCCGACCGGAAAAATTACGCTGGCACGTCCATGAAAAATTGGCGCACTATGCAGATGCCGCCGTAGATATCCAATACGAATTCCCCTTTGGGTGGAGTGAAGTGGAAGGGATTCATTCCCGTACTGACTACGACCTCCGACGCCATCAGGAGTTTTCCGGCAAAAATATGCACTACTCCGATCCTCAATCAGGCGAAAAATACATCCCTTATGTCGTAGAAACCTCTACTGGTCTCGACCGAAATGTACTCATGCTGTTGTGTGAGGCGTACCGATCTGAAAAATTGGAAAACGGTGAAACCAGAGATGTACTCAAATTCCATCCGCGCATCGCGCCCATTACTGTTGCCATTTTACCTTTGGTCAAAAAAGATGGAATGCCAGAAGCCGCACACACCATAGAGGCAGAGTTACGGGATTTTTTCAATGTTTTCTATGACGAAAAAGGGGCTATCGGTCGGCGCTATCGCAGAATGGACGAAGTAGGAACACCTTATTGCTTAACGGTGGATGGCCAAACCTTAGAAGACGGAACGGTGACCATTCGCGATCGAGATTCAATGCAGCAAGACAGAATCCACAAGGATAATATCTTACAGTACATCAAAGATAAAATTCAAAACTGGGCAAACACCAGTGCTTGA